A portion of the Bubalus kerabau isolate K-KA32 ecotype Philippines breed swamp buffalo chromosome 1, PCC_UOA_SB_1v2, whole genome shotgun sequence genome contains these proteins:
- the TSSK6 gene encoding testis-specific serine/threonine-protein kinase 6 — MSGDKLLSELGYKLGRTIGEGSYSKVKVATSKKYKGTVAIKVVDRRRAPPDFVNKFLPRELSILRGVRHPHIVHVFEFIEVCNGKLYIVMEAAATDLLQAVQRNGRIPGGQARDLFAQIAGAVRYLHDHHLVHRDLKCENVLLSPDERRVKLTDFGFGRQAHGYPDLSTTYCGSAAYASPEVLLGIPYDPKKYDVWSLGVVLYVMVTGCMPFDDSDIAGLPRRQKRGVLYPDGLELSERCKALIAELLQFSPSARPSAGQVARNGWLRAGDSG; from the coding sequence ATGTCGGGCGACAAGCTTCTGAGCGAACTCGGCTATAAGCTGGGCCGCACAATAGGAGAGGGCAGTTACTCCAAGGTAAAAGTGGCCACGTCCAAGAAATACAAGGGCACAGTGGCCATCAAGGTGGTAGACCGGCGGCGCGCGCCGCCCGACTTTGTCAACAAGTTCCTGCCACGCGAGCTGTCCATCCTTCGGGGAGTGCGGCACCCACACATCGTGCACGTCTTCGAATTCATCGAGGTGTGCAACGGGAAGTTGTACATCGTGATGGAGGCGGCCGCCACCGACCTACTGCAGGCAGTGCAGCGAAACGGGCGCATCCCCGGGGGGCAGGCTCGCGACCTCTTCGCGCAGATCGCCGGTGCCGTGCGCTACCTACACGACCACCACCTGGTGCACCGCGACCTCAAGTGCGAAAACGTGCTGCTGAGCCCTGATGAGCGCCGCGTCAAGCTCACCGACTTCGGTTTCGGCCGTCAGGCTCATGGATACCCCGATCTGAGCACCACCTACTGCGGCTCTGCTGCCTACGCGTCGCCCGAGGTACTGCTGGGCATTCCCTACGACCCCAAGAAGTACGACGTATGGAGCCTGGGCGTCGTGCTCTACGTCATGGTCACCGGGTGTATGCCCTTCGACGACTCGGACATTGCCGGCCTGCCCCGACGCCAGAAGCGCGGCGTTCTCTACCCCGACGGCCTCGAGCTGTCCGAGCGCTGCAAAGCACTAATAGCCGAGTTGCTGCAGTTCAGTCCGTCGGCCAGGCCCTCCGCGGGCCAAGTAGCGCGCAACGGCTGGCTGCGTGCGGGGGACTCCGGCTAG